The window ctttttctttttatttttctatatttttctccTCATTTATTTCTTGTTCACTCACTTTTATTgttgtctccttcttcttctcatctTCTACCTCCAACTATTCTTTAGATTCACTCAAAGACTCTACCACAGGGTCAAGTGTTAGGTCAGACACTAGCTGTTGTTTCTCTATACCTATTCCATTCTTACTCTCATTCATGGTCACCAACCTGCTTCTAGTCATGATAGCTTTACATTCCTCCTTTGGATTTTTTTCAGTATTAGCCCCAAAGCTGCACGACAGACGTTCTGCCAATTGTTTTGCCAACTATCCCACCTGGACTTCCAAATTCTTTATGGTGGACTCTGTGCTCTTATGGTTTGACATAGATACTTGCATGAACTAAGCAAGATTCTCTTCCAGCTTCGTTGTTcgatcatagagactaggcctTTGTTATTGTGGCCTGTTAGATGGAccaccctggtctttgttgaactggtTTCTAGGGTGATTCCTCCTTTGTCCCTGCAGTGAATTATATGGTTGGCCATGCTGAAATCTGGAATATCCACCTACTTTGAAATTTTGTCTTGGCTGGTTCCCCATGCAATTGACTTCATGTGGTGTTTTTTCTTGGGGAATACAGTAGTCGGACTCATGTGCTCCACCACATATGACACAACCTGCAACTTGCAAAATAGCAGAGGGTGAAGGTTGTGCAGAATTTAATTGAGTTGGTTGGTTACTTAGTGTTTCTATCAATGCTTCCAATTTCTTGGACagcaacttgttttgtgccaacaatgcatcttgtGATGAAAGCTTTAGCAGGCTTCTCTTGGTAGGAATGTGGGCTCTATCACGTAGAATTGCATGGTCACTAGCAGCCATGTTCTTTATTAATTCCATAGCTTCTTCTGGGgtcttcaatttgatctttctCCCTGCAGAAGCATCAAGAAGCTGCTTGGACTGCGGTCTCAAcccatcaataaaaatgttgagtTGTATCAGTTCTGAAAATCCATGAGTAGGTGTCTTTCTCAATAAGCCTCTAAATCTTTCCAATGCCTCACTTAAAGATTCATCTGGAAATTCATGGAAGGATGAAATGGCAGCTTTCCCTTCAGCTGTCTTAGACTCTGGGAAGTACTTCTTCAAGAATTTCTCAACTACTTCATCCCAAGTCTTGAGGCTATTTCCTTTAAACGAATGAAACCACCTTTTAGCGTCtccaaacaaagaaaacaaaaacaagctCAATCTAACAGCATCCTCAGGCACACCAGCCAATCTAACAGTGTTGCAAATTTCAATATAAGTGGCTAAATGTGCGTACGGGTCCTCGTTGGGcagaccatgaaacaaattgttCTGTATCAACTGGATTAATGAGTGTGGATAGGTGATATTTTGTGCTTGAACTTCCAGCCGAGCAATACTAGTAATAAATTGCAGCACACTTGACCTTGAGTAGTCTTCCAGAGTAACTCTTCTTGGCTCCTCAGCCATGATATTTGCTTCAGCTAAAATTGTATGAGATTGCCCTTGAattggaaaactagaagatgcctaaGAAGATAGAGGTTCTAGAGTTGCTGCTGCCTCGATGTCCTTCAAAAAATTTCTGTTTCTttctgcttttcttttcttgcaagTAGCATTAATTTCCAAGTCTCTGGGAATCAAAACACCTGCAGAAGACCTTCTTTGCATGCaaaacaagcaaaacaacagTTAACCAattcaaaagaacaataaatTTTGTAGCAactaaatattcacaaaaataatcaatgaataaaaaaatgaatcaatgccttaaaactgaactaaactttccaAATGAAATGatctgagtatcgaacacagggaacttgtttatTTGGAAAAGCTTTGTTCAATAATCAGACATTTTGTTGgcagaaaataataaatgtgaattgcaataaaaatatgatatatccTAATTAGAAAAACAGTAAACGCAAGCAATTAAAAGTGACAGCAGTGGTTtaaaagtgttgggtctttctaataagcgagttgatgcatataaagatatttctctaatttagAATGTTCTTATGTTCTATGCTGAAGACTAAAGTAccaaacctcgatccctcgtaagtttagactaatttaaaccaagcttcatcctcagatccctcttgttgtactaggcttaatttaaacaacattatcatcacagcataattaaaaactgaaaaacctGTAatctatccctagcaatgcagttatctagccttgctctatcaagttcaaAGGAAATAGTACACTTCCCAGTGCTAAAGTTCCTAACAGTACAcaccaatgggtgatcagaccaaaagtaTGCAACAATAAAGCAtcgatagaagcaatgaacacataaaacacactTAATTAGATACGAAAAGTGTTTACATCAATTGTttattagaaatccccaactagggttttAGCAAGCCATAACAAGGAGCCCAAAATTACAAATCAGACAGAAAATGAAGAGCAATTGTTGCTTACTGTCAAGCTTccgacaagtgcaccggatcgtacaagtagtataaaacggtaagaattgAGTATCAAacactcagggaacttgtgttatttggtaagctatttcagcaaataggcgtctagtgtgtaaaagtaagtgtgaatatgaacaagtgtataaactatctatgcaaaaagaaagaaaatcacgcgagagaaatgatgtgtaaaaacaagtagagaacacgttggtcttcctaataggtgcctgatcctaaaaagatattctctatctaacaatgctcatgtgttcttatggtgtctcctgagatactaaaccccgattcctcatgatagtttagcctaatcctgatcaagcatcatccgcagattcctcttgtaagactaaactcaactagGACCGCATTAatacacacatactcaactaacttatcgcaccccgattcctcatgaaagcacgacaactcagccctgcactatcaaggactttagagtcagaccagtttccactgttgaatgaccctaacaaagcatgcatctacgtgatcaaggtaaaggcatactggaatgaaaatcATATGGcctagagaacacacaaaacatcattaaatagatagaaatatatttaca of the Glycine max cultivar Williams 82 chromosome 13, Glycine_max_v4.0, whole genome shotgun sequence genome contains:
- the LOC102669817 gene encoding uncharacterized protein, whose amino-acid sequence is MAEEPRRVTLEDYSRSSVLQFITSIARLEVQAQNITYPHSLIQLIQNNLFHGLPNEDPYAHLATYIEICNTVRLAGVPEDAVRLSLFLFSLFGDAKRWFHSFKGNSLKTWDEVVEKFLKKYFPESKTAEGKAAISSFHEFPDESLSEALERFRGLLRKTPTHGFSELIQLNIFIDGLRPQSKQLLDASAGRKIKLKTPEEAMELIKNMAASDHAILRDRAHIPTKRSLLKLSSQDALLAQNKLLSKKLEALIETLSNQPTQLNSAQPSPSAILQVAGCVICGGAHESDYCIPQEKTPHEVNCMGNQPRQNFKVGGYSRFQHGQPYNSLQGQRRNHPRNQFNKDQGGPSNRPQ